In bacterium, the genomic window CAATCAACAAAGACCTGTCTTCAACCAAACCGATGGACCGTCTGCTGGTTGGTGATGTCGGTTTCGGGAAAACCGAAGTGGCGCTTCGTACTGCCTTTAAGGCTGCCGTCGAGGCTCGTCAAGTCGCTTTGCTCGTCCCAACGACTATTTTGGCTGAGCAACATTTTCATTTCTTTCGCGATCGGCTCGCGTCCTTCCCAGTCAAAGTAGCCCTTCTTTCACGCTTTCAGGAAAAAGAAAAGCAAAAGGAAGTTTTGGAAGGGCTAAAAGGCGGTTCAGTTGATATTGTCATTGGGACGCACCGCTTGCTTTCCAAAGACGTGGAGTTTAAAAACCTAGGACTAGCTATCATTGATGAAGAGCACCGCTTCGGGGTCGATGCCAAGGAGCACTTCAAAAAGTTAAGGCCCGAAGTTGACATCTTGTCTCTGTCTGCCACCCCGATACCTAGAACTTTGCAGATGGCGATGGCCAAAATTAGAAAAGTTTCGAGTCTTTCGACTCCACCCTCGGGTCGTCAACCGATCAAAACTTTGGTTGGGTCTTTTGATCAGGACAGAGTCATACAAGCTGTAAAAGCAGAACTGGATAGAAAAGGGCAAGTCTATTACGTTTACAACCACATTCCTCTGCTCGGCCAAAAATCTGCTCAGTTGCAAAGATTATTTCCAGAAGCACGGATCGTCTATGCGCACGGGCAGATGGGAGATCGGCAGTTGGAAGAGGTGATGGATCAGTTCTACTCTCGTGAGGTTGATGTTTTGGTTTGTACCACGATCATTGGCTCGGGACTCGACATGCCCAACGTTAATTCAATAATAATTGAAGATGCACAGAACTTTGGTCTGGCCGATCTTTACCAACTGCGTGGTCGGGTCGGTCGGGCCGAGAGGCAGGCCTTTGCCTTTCTTTTTTACCCGGGGAAGTTTACTCCGAAGGGCTCAGCTTTCGAAAGGTTGCTCGCCATGGCCGAAGCAACTGACCTTGGGGCCGGGTTTAAAATTGCCAAAAAAGATCTAGAGATTCGTGGGGCAGGCAATTTACTGGGCAAAGCTCAGCACGGCAGTATTGCTCTGGTTGGATTTGAGCTCTACATCCAACTACTTGCCCAGGCAGTTGAGCAGCTCATATAAGACTTTACTTTTCTTGATCCAAGATTTATATACAAGTTACCACAAGGCTAATTGTTGGCTAGGAAGCCATTTCAGGAGGGCAAGATGAAGAACAGGGAGCTAATAGTAGAGATTGCCAATGATGAAGGCAAGATGGCTGATGCACTAGCGGTGCGGCACACTGTCTTTGTTGTTGAGCAGATGATTGATGAGGTTCTCGAAAGAGATGAGCTTGACGCGGAAGCGATTCATGTTGTTGGCTACCTTGAGGCTGAGCCCGTCGCCGCCGGTCGTGCAGTCATCGAAGGTGGATCGGCCAAGATCGGTCGGATGGCGGTGCTAAAGGCCCAGCGGGGCAAGGGTTTTGGAGTTGATATTCTTCAGGCCCTGGAGGAGGCCTGCAAGGATCAAGGAATCTGGGTCGCGCGCCTCAACGCTCAGGAACACGCCGCCGGATTTTACTCTCAGGCTGGCTACCATCGAGTTGAAGGAACGCAGCCTTTTCTTGAAGCTGGCATCAGACACATAATGATGAAAAAGGACCTCTCGCGGTAAACATCGGAGTAGAGATCGATCTGAGCCCCCAGTTTAGTTTTGACTGTGGGGCTCTTCGCGTTTTGTTGGTGCATTGACCAGATTGGGATTGTTTTCTCCCATGAAATTGATATAGCCGTCTTCGTGAGGCTCACACTTGCCGTTTTGGCATTCCCCACCATAGTGATGAGTGTTGTGGATCAAACCGCCGTATTTGTTCCAAACATAGCTGCCGTGAACTTCAACTTCTTCTTCAACTTTGACTGGAACCCGATAGGCCCGCTTCAGGTTGTGGGCGACCAAAACCGTGTGCCCACCTTCAGGCTCAATAATGAAACGTTGGTGAGGTGTATCATCAGTATCGTCAGTCAAGATACGAGTGACTTTACCGGAAACGGTGAGTGGGACTCCATGAAGGCGGCGAGCGAAGGCTTCTTCAACTGTCATTACCTTAATTATAGTATTTTTTAGAGAGCTAAGTCGAAACGACGCAAAGATCGAAGAAATTTATATCAAAAAAATCCTGCGACCACTTCGTGGGCTTTGTACCTAAGGGGGAGGTGTCGGGTACCAAGTTTGAAGGGTATTGGCCGGTTGTCTTTAGGGTAAGTTACATTTAGAATAGTTAGCGCAATGGCTGTGCTTTACCGCAAATATCGACCTCAAAAACTCTCCGACATAGTGGGCCAAGATGAGATTACTTCTTCTCTTCTCAAACAGTTGCAATCGGGAAAAATCTCTCACGCTTACCTTTTTTCTGGACCGCGCGGAACTGGGAAAACTTCTACGGCACGGATTCTGGCCAAGGCGCTGAATTGTGAAAAATCGAAAGAGGATAAATATGATGAGCCGTGTGGAAAATGCCAATCTTGTCTAGCCATTGCTGAAGGACGTTACTTAGATTTGATTGAAATTGATGCTGCCTCAAACCGGGGTATTGATGAGATTCGGGAACTGCGGGAAAAGATTCGTCTCGCTCCGACAGAAGGTCGTTTCAAAGTCTACATTATAGATGAGGTCCATATGCTCACCAATGAAGCTTTCAACGCTTTGCTCAAAACTTTGGAGGAGCCTCCGGAACACGCAATTTTTATTCTCGCTACCACTGAACTACAAAAAGTTCCCTCGACTATTCTTTCGCGGACGCAAAGATTTGCTTTCAAAAGACCGAGTGTGAAAGATATTACTCTTTGTTTGCTGCCCATTGCTAAAGCAGAGAAATTTGGTTTTGACAAAGAAGTCTTGGAAGAGATCGCTAGGGCCTCCGATGGGGCCTTTCGGGACGCCCTAGTTTTGCTGGATAAAGTTTCAGCGGTAGATACCAAGGCAGACTTGGCTCGCGTCCGGACTATTCTTGGGAAAAGCCAAGAAAGATTGACTCTGATCGAACAGCTTGTCAGCTCGGATAGCCAGGGGGCGATCCTTTGGCTGAACAATTTTTTGAACCAAGGTGGAAACCCAAGGATTCTCGCGGAAGATATCTTGCA contains:
- a CDS encoding CarD family transcriptional regulator → MEKNQKLSSQDFTRKLTELDYEFQGISQVSKTGQFSVRGSLIDLWLERYKIPVRFDLIGEKIEGIYLFNPITQEKVKSLNKVYIFPYSSLPVFAPKWAKKQIGNSEKLFLSEVEIGDLVVHIEHGIARFSGIEFRELQPKEGKTYLILEYAKGDKLFVPIEQIERVTKYLGVAGRKPALNYLGTGAWELTKQRVKEQVVSFAVDLLKVYAKREVSARKAYETDNPWLKELESSFEFEETPDQLQTIEAINKDLSSTKPMDRLLVGDVGFGKTEVALRTAFKAAVEARQVALLVPTTILAEQHFHFFRDRLASFPVKVALLSRFQEKEKQKEVLEGLKGGSVDIVIGTHRLLSKDVEFKNLGLAIIDEEHRFGVDAKEHFKKLRPEVDILSLSATPIPRTLQMAMAKIRKVSSLSTPPSGRQPIKTLVGSFDQDRVIQAVKAELDRKGQVYYVYNHIPLLGQKSAQLQRLFPEARIVYAHGQMGDRQLEEVMDQFYSREVDVLVCTTIIGSGLDMPNVNSIIIEDAQNFGLADLYQLRGRVGRAERQAFAFLFYPGKFTPKGSAFERLLAMAEATDLGAGFKIAKKDLEIRGAGNLLGKAQHGSIALVGFELYIQLLAQAVEQLI
- a CDS encoding GNAT family N-acetyltransferase, translated to MKNRELIVEIANDEGKMADALAVRHTVFVVEQMIDEVLERDELDAEAIHVVGYLEAEPVAAGRAVIEGGSAKIGRMAVLKAQRGKGFGVDILQALEEACKDQGIWVARLNAQEHAAGFYSQAGYHRVEGTQPFLEAGIRHIMMKKDLSR
- a CDS encoding DUF3465 domain-containing protein; the encoded protein is MTVEEAFARRLHGVPLTVSGKVTRILTDDTDDTPHQRFIIEPEGGHTVLVAHNLKRAYRVPVKVEEEVEVHGSYVWNKYGGLIHNTHHYGGECQNGKCEPHEDGYINFMGENNPNLVNAPTKREEPHSQN
- the dnaX gene encoding DNA polymerase III subunit gamma/tau; protein product: MAVLYRKYRPQKLSDIVGQDEITSSLLKQLQSGKISHAYLFSGPRGTGKTSTARILAKALNCEKSKEDKYDEPCGKCQSCLAIAEGRYLDLIEIDAASNRGIDEIRELREKIRLAPTEGRFKVYIIDEVHMLTNEAFNALLKTLEEPPEHAIFILATTELQKVPSTILSRTQRFAFKRPSVKDITLCLLPIAKAEKFGFDKEVLEEIARASDGAFRDALVLLDKVSAVDTKADLARVRTILGKSQERLTLIEQLVSSDSQGAILWLNNFLNQGGNPRILAEDILQDLRVLLLFRQGVGEKIFADFDEEKTVEIERLAGKIAKEKTLKWVNLFTTALVDLRQASIPQLPLEMAIIEACGFEAEVKEVKTEAEVKAGAKLETKAAQEAKLGSSEMKNGETGEVGERKTEIDVDHQNLVAVDFKADMKKVLGAWDTILKELKPKNNSLEIFLRGATPKEIDEGILLIEFGYRFHKDRFDEPKNRAIIEAILLQVLGEPVRIKTVVGTPKPKVIIKEKIVEESDPVEVFGKLD